One stretch of Bacteroidota bacterium DNA includes these proteins:
- a CDS encoding spore maturation protein codes for MVEVFKTIVTLISAIAIPMFILVFLGWGLVKKVKVYEVFVEGAKDGFNTAVKIIPYLVAMLFAIGVFRASGAMDVVVAILSPVTNLIGMPADVLPLALLRPLSGSGSMGLMTELMKTNGPDSFIGVLASTMFGSSETTFYILAVYFGSVGIKNTRHALPAGLIADFFGMLGAVFIVRILFSL; via the coding sequence ATGGTTGAAGTATTTAAAACCATCGTCACTCTTATCTCCGCCATAGCCATCCCGATGTTTATTCTTGTCTTTTTGGGTTGGGGGTTGGTTAAAAAAGTAAAAGTGTATGAAGTATTTGTTGAAGGGGCAAAAGACGGTTTTAATACGGCCGTGAAGATCATTCCGTACCTTGTTGCAATGTTATTTGCCATCGGCGTATTTCGTGCAAGCGGTGCAATGGATGTTGTTGTTGCCATTCTTTCACCGGTAACCAATTTGATTGGAATGCCGGCGGATGTACTTCCGCTCGCACTCCTTCGTCCTCTTTCCGGAAGTGGTTCAATGGGTTTGATGACGGAGTTGATGAAAACGAACGGACCCGATTCGTTTATTGGCGTTCTTGCATCCACGATGTTTGGAAGCAGTGAAACAACATTCTATATTTTAGCAGTGTATTTTGGTTCGGTGGGAATCAAAAATACCAGGCATGCACTGCCTGCCGGTTTAATTGCCGATTTTTTTGGAATGCTTGGTGCGGTATTTATTGTGCGGATCTTATTTAGTTTATAA
- a CDS encoding nucleoside recognition domain-containing protein: MLNYVWISLLLIGIFTAVGRDINDEITNTYRNGVSLTAHFNQKQQIAAVNPSYEGEIILTAATFNQFYNPSSAHIQQSEIRQPVLLTTLSSGKQKLEMKISDATPLFWKEMAKAAGGKEKLEAEVLSLNGATREITIKMEKVSYVKIKAVTRAAIDFADTAVTISLGLIGVMALWLGIMKVGEAAGLLEMLTKLMTPITRQLFPDVPPNHPAVAAMIMNIAANMFGLNNAATPMGLKAMEELNKLNPKAGTASNAMCTFLVVNTAGLTLIPATAIAIRAGLGSADPGIIIGTSIFGAGCATVSGLIAVKLLQRLPKYKKEMEVSEPEVNNG, from the coding sequence ATGCTTAATTATGTTTGGATTTCTTTGCTTCTCATCGGAATTTTCACCGCTGTGGGAAGAGATATTAATGATGAAATAACAAATACATATCGAAATGGTGTTTCGCTCACTGCACACTTCAATCAAAAACAACAGATCGCAGCTGTGAATCCTTCATATGAAGGAGAAATCATTCTGACTGCTGCAACATTCAATCAGTTCTATAATCCTTCTTCAGCACACATTCAACAATCTGAAATTCGACAACCGGTACTTCTGACGACGCTATCATCCGGCAAACAAAAACTAGAAATGAAAATCTCTGACGCAACTCCACTCTTTTGGAAAGAAATGGCAAAAGCAGCTGGAGGGAAAGAGAAATTGGAAGCTGAAGTTCTTTCGCTAAACGGTGCTACGCGTGAGATTACGATCAAGATGGAGAAAGTCTCCTATGTCAAAATTAAAGCGGTCACAAGAGCGGCAATCGATTTTGCGGATACCGCAGTGACGATTTCTCTTGGATTGATCGGCGTAATGGCTCTCTGGCTTGGGATTATGAAGGTCGGTGAAGCGGCTGGACTTCTTGAAATGCTGACAAAATTGATGACGCCAATTACACGACAATTGTTTCCGGATGTTCCTCCAAATCATCCTGCCGTGGCTGCAATGATTATGAATATTGCCGCGAACATGTTCGGCTTGAACAATGCTGCAACACCGATGGGATTAAAAGCGATGGAAGAGTTGAATAAACTAAATCCAAAAGCGGGAACAGCATCCAATGCAATGTGTACGTTTCTTGTCGTGAACACGGCCGGACTCACACTTATACCGGCTACAGCAATTGCCATTCGTGCCGGACTTGGATCGGCTGACCCGGGTATTATAATTGGGACATCAATCTTTGGTGCAGGGTGTGCAACGGTCTCCGGATTGATTGCGGTAAAATTATTACAACGGCTTCCGAAATACAAAAAGGAAATGGAAGTATCAGAACCGGAGGTAAACAATGGTTGA
- a CDS encoding hybrid sensor histidine kinase/response regulator, whose translation MFDQEESVPMIPKVLFVDDTEDNLDLLEFALKKKPITMFRAASGKECLLVAEEQQPDMIVLDIQMPEMDGFETLRRLRANPATSRIPVIFLTAIKRDPQSIAEGILLGAEEYLTKPIDLEELFARVRSIYRVMAMQRELEQVKSQFMAMLVHDLRTPLTIIISSIDYLLRHHGGGKPLDSDSLKLMETVLASTRGMSNLVNDLLDLSKYQAGQMLLNKQTITIHEMIEESLQPFLLQFKKKNINLHTDINPDLPRVDADSGKVVQLMTNLLSNAMKFTPDNGSVGIKVEKEISPDQKQSFIKVSVSDSGIGIKPEEISLLFEQYRQVSSSNKIKEKGTGLGLAICKLIVQAHGGTISVTSEANNGAIFVFTLPAQPEK comes from the coding sequence ATGTTCGATCAAGAAGAATCAGTTCCCATGATACCGAAAGTGTTGTTTGTGGATGATACCGAGGATAACCTCGATCTCCTGGAATTTGCACTGAAGAAAAAACCGATTACCATGTTTCGTGCGGCAAGCGGAAAAGAATGTCTTCTGGTAGCAGAAGAACAGCAGCCGGATATGATTGTCCTGGATATTCAAATGCCGGAGATGGATGGTTTTGAAACGCTTCGCCGTCTTCGCGCAAATCCGGCAACATCGAGGATTCCGGTTATTTTCTTGACGGCAATTAAACGTGATCCGCAAAGTATTGCTGAAGGAATTTTGCTTGGCGCCGAAGAATATTTAACAAAGCCAATTGATCTGGAAGAATTGTTCGCGCGTGTCCGTTCTATTTATCGTGTTATGGCTATGCAGCGTGAATTGGAACAGGTGAAATCGCAGTTTATGGCGATGCTTGTTCACGATCTTCGCACACCACTCACCATTATCATCAGCAGTATCGATTATCTTCTTCGACATCACGGCGGCGGCAAGCCGTTGGATTCGGATAGTTTAAAATTGATGGAAACGGTTTTGGCATCAACCAGAGGGATGTCGAATTTGGTGAACGATCTTCTTGATTTGTCGAAATATCAAGCCGGACAAATGTTGTTGAATAAACAAACGATTACCATTCACGAGATGATTGAAGAGTCATTGCAGCCGTTCCTGCTTCAGTTTAAAAAGAAGAATATTAATCTTCATACGGATATTAATCCCGATCTGCCGCGTGTTGATGCTGATTCGGGAAAGGTTGTTCAGTTGATGACGAATCTCTTATCGAATGCCATGAAATTTACTCCGGATAATGGTTCCGTTGGTATTAAAGTAGAAAAGGAAATATCTCCGGATCAGAAACAAAGCTTCATCAAAGTCTCCGTAAGCGATTCTGGTATTGGCATTAAACCTGAAGAAATATCCTTGTTATTTGAACAATACCGCCAGGTCTCTTCTTCCAATAAGATCAAAGAAAAGGGGACCGGTCTTGGGCTGGCGATCTGTAAACTGATTGTTCAAGCACACGGCGGTACAATTTCGGTGACAAGTGAAGCAAATAACGGAGCCATCTTTGTGTTTACCCTCCCTGCACAACCGGAAAAGTAA
- a CDS encoding response regulator encodes MFRSKVYFKVLAYFGFLLIVLVAMTAIVITRQLQIEKEYKSSSSEVKFLNNLERLRSQLVDIPEYLDLYAKSKNPQFKASFINGLNGFENLIGEIKGTVIDSSSLTTLDQVETLFFDWTHYVGEPRMKIADGTTLKDSVDVITQSIDKEETERNYLAQARLLTASIYEKSLLSQSQRIDYAKELGSELSQFILFVNILFAIFAIALGFVLSRSITRPLQQLQEGTRSIMESKFVSINLNRVDEFGQLAVEFNRMSTMLNENYTRVKSYSDMMTTLNRNSTFTGVITESLDLLCQQTHSGIGALYIYNKETGKLTLTGRYAFPKEIGSAASFSIGEGVVGECARLKQSLEVFDVAMNAKFSIDTGIQSSIPSYTYAFPILFQENLIGVLIFGSMQRFTALTRDLVESSLPQMGVAITNVQNYEATQELSREISKKHDELNTKTQELEKAYRVKSDFLSNMSHELRTPLNSIIGFSSILLGDRGDPLTADQRKALEKVLKNGKHLLQLINDILDFSKIESGRMHVSIESETIEGVINGAVMTAESLIRQKNIHLKDDIGPDIPVINSDVLKMKQILVNLLSNAAKFTDENGTITIRARFESPMIKISVVDSGIGIEPKNISKIFEEFSQVDNSHSRKYQGTGLGLPIARRLAQLLGGDLIAESVVGMGSTFTLSVPPQYQSNDKADVVTAVPQPPVVKELPVVQQIQKLDIPIVKNGGETRVVCIDDEPDVIEILRNYLVPEGFAVFGANSGDDGIKLAEKLQPSVITLDIMMPKKDGWQVLRELKANPLTQNIPVLIHSMVDNIPLAFSLGAIDYLPKPADVSLVLKTVRKAISVDDKHVLVVDDNDDFRSLLVKVLQDAGYIVQSANNGKVALSNIEVSRPSLILLDLSMPVMDGFEMLRKLKQSEQWHSIPVIILTGIDLSESQIAEINNMTAELLKKKDYSADTIASAIKKSIQHVT; translated from the coding sequence ATGTTTCGTTCAAAAGTATATTTTAAAGTATTAGCATATTTTGGTTTTTTGTTAATCGTACTTGTTGCGATGACAGCGATAGTCATCACCCGGCAATTACAGATTGAAAAAGAATACAAATCGTCAAGTTCGGAAGTGAAGTTCCTTAATAATCTGGAACGTCTACGGTCACAACTAGTTGACATTCCTGAATATCTGGATCTCTATGCAAAATCGAAGAATCCTCAATTCAAAGCCTCGTTTATTAATGGACTGAACGGATTTGAAAATCTGATTGGAGAAATTAAAGGAACAGTCATCGACTCATCATCCTTGACGACACTCGATCAGGTTGAGACACTATTTTTTGATTGGACACATTATGTCGGTGAACCAAGAATGAAAATCGCCGACGGTACAACACTCAAAGACTCTGTTGATGTTATTACACAATCTATCGATAAAGAAGAGACGGAACGAAATTATCTTGCTCAAGCTCGTTTGTTAACGGCGTCTATTTATGAAAAATCGCTCCTGTCGCAATCGCAACGCATCGACTATGCAAAAGAATTGGGTTCCGAGCTGTCACAATTTATTCTTTTTGTAAACATCTTGTTTGCCATTTTTGCTATTGCGTTAGGATTTGTTTTGAGCCGATCTATTACAAGGCCGCTTCAACAACTCCAAGAAGGTACTCGCAGTATCATGGAGTCGAAGTTTGTGTCCATCAATCTTAATCGTGTTGATGAGTTTGGACAGCTAGCCGTTGAGTTTAATCGTATGTCAACAATGCTGAATGAAAATTACACCCGTGTAAAATCATATTCGGATATGATGACCACTCTCAATCGAAATTCTACCTTTACCGGAGTGATCACGGAGAGTTTGGATTTGTTATGTCAGCAGACGCATTCGGGTATCGGTGCGTTGTATATCTATAATAAGGAAACGGGAAAACTGACATTAACCGGCAGATATGCATTCCCGAAAGAGATTGGAAGCGCTGCCTCGTTCTCCATCGGCGAAGGCGTTGTTGGTGAGTGCGCGCGATTGAAGCAATCATTGGAAGTATTCGATGTTGCGATGAATGCAAAATTTTCGATCGATACTGGAATTCAATCTTCAATTCCGTCGTATACGTACGCTTTTCCGATCCTGTTCCAAGAAAATTTGATCGGAGTATTAATCTTCGGTTCTATGCAGCGTTTCACTGCGTTAACGCGAGATCTGGTCGAAAGTTCGCTTCCGCAAATGGGTGTTGCCATAACCAACGTGCAGAACTATGAAGCTACACAGGAATTGTCGAGAGAAATTTCAAAGAAACACGATGAATTGAATACGAAAACACAGGAACTGGAAAAAGCGTATCGTGTGAAGTCCGACTTCCTTTCCAATATGTCGCATGAACTTCGCACACCGCTCAACTCTATTATAGGATTCTCGTCCATTTTGCTTGGAGATCGCGGAGATCCATTGACTGCGGATCAGCGAAAGGCGCTGGAAAAAGTTCTGAAGAATGGAAAACATCTGCTGCAGTTGATCAATGATATTCTTGATTTCTCCAAGATCGAATCCGGACGAATGCATGTCAGCATCGAATCGGAGACAATTGAGGGGGTCATTAACGGAGCGGTCATGACTGCGGAATCATTGATTCGTCAAAAAAATATTCACTTAAAAGACGATATTGGTCCGGATATTCCCGTGATCAATTCGGATGTTTTGAAGATGAAGCAGATTCTTGTAAACCTCCTTAGTAATGCGGCAAAGTTTACGGATGAAAATGGAACCATTACCATCAGAGCGCGGTTTGAATCACCGATGATAAAAATCTCCGTGGTTGATTCTGGTATTGGAATTGAACCCAAAAATATCAGTAAAATTTTTGAAGAATTTTCTCAGGTGGACAACAGCCATTCCCGAAAATATCAAGGAACCGGCCTGGGACTTCCCATTGCCAGAAGACTTGCTCAACTGCTTGGTGGTGACCTTATCGCTGAGAGTGTTGTAGGAATGGGATCAACCTTTACACTTTCCGTACCACCACAGTACCAAAGTAACGATAAGGCCGATGTTGTGACTGCGGTACCTCAACCGCCGGTTGTGAAAGAATTGCCGGTAGTACAGCAAATTCAAAAATTGGATATCCCAATCGTAAAGAATGGCGGCGAAACGCGGGTGGTTTGTATAGATGATGAACCGGATGTAATCGAAATTCTTCGCAATTATCTAGTCCCCGAAGGATTTGCAGTCTTTGGCGCAAACTCTGGTGATGACGGAATAAAATTAGCGGAAAAACTTCAGCCATCTGTGATTACCCTTGATATCATGATGCCCAAAAAAGATGGATGGCAGGTGTTGCGGGAATTGAAAGCGAATCCATTAACGCAGAATATTCCGGTGCTGATCCATTCGATGGTGGATAATATCCCGCTTGCTTTTTCATTAGGAGCGATTGATTATTTACCGAAACCGGCCGATGTTTCACTCGTATTGAAAACCGTTCGAAAAGCAATTTCTGTCGATGATAAACACGTGTTGGTTGTGGATGATAACGATGATTTTCGATCATTACTTGTGAAAGTACTTCAAGATGCAGGATATATTGTTCAGTCAGCAAATAACGGCAAAGTAGCACTTTCAAATATTGAAGTAAGCAGACCGTCATTGATTTTACTCGATCTGAGCATGCCGGTGATGGATGGATTTGAAATGCTGAGAAAATTGAAACAATCGGAGCAGTGGCATTCAATTCCCGTCATCATCCTGACCGGGATTGATTTATCAGAATCACAGATCGCTGAAATCAATAATATGACAGCTGAATTATTAAAGAAAAAAGATTATTCGGCAGACACCATCGCTTCTGCAATTAAGAAGTCGATTCAACATGTAACGTAA
- a CDS encoding response regulator, with protein sequence MVKKVLLAEDDEDNRDLIVFMVKRSGLDIELLLAENGKEAVDLAEQHLPDLVLMDMQMPVMDGFTAVKLIKANPVIQHIPIIAFTAQARVEDKTLTKSIGCVEHYTKPMDPDELTRLIRKYTNI encoded by the coding sequence ATGGTAAAGAAAGTCCTTTTGGCAGAAGATGATGAAGACAACCGCGACCTAATAGTATTTATGGTGAAACGGAGCGGGTTGGATATAGAATTATTACTTGCTGAAAATGGGAAAGAAGCAGTCGATTTGGCAGAACAACATCTTCCGGATTTAGTTTTGATGGATATGCAGATGCCTGTTATGGATGGATTTACTGCTGTGAAGCTTATTAAAGCAAATCCGGTTATTCAACACATACCGATTATTGCCTTTACCGCGCAAGCTCGTGTGGAAGATAAAACGCTGACAAAATCCATTGGTTGCGTAGAGCATTATACAAAACCAATGGATCCGGACGAATTAACTCGTCTTATTCGTAAATACACAAATATATAA
- the tmk gene encoding dTMP kinase translates to MFLSFEGIDCCGKTTQAKLLVEKLKNQNREVLFLREPGGTEISEQIRQILLHKKNLKMTQISELLLFSASRAQLVSEVIKPALAKKTIVISDRFVDSTTAYQGYGRGLHHGGVKGINAIATNGLMPKKTFFIDISTQEMYQRRQASHQEIDRMEMSNEEFYQRVRDGYLQLAKEEPSRFVTIDGKQPIESIHEIIWKEIDGLLPTEEI, encoded by the coding sequence ATGTTCCTTTCGTTTGAAGGCATCGATTGTTGCGGAAAAACGACTCAAGCAAAATTGCTCGTCGAAAAACTAAAGAATCAGAATCGTGAGGTCTTGTTTTTACGGGAACCTGGCGGTACGGAAATTTCCGAACAAATCCGGCAGATCTTGTTGCATAAAAAGAACTTAAAGATGACACAAATCTCTGAGTTACTGCTCTTTTCTGCCAGCCGTGCACAATTGGTGAGCGAAGTGATTAAACCTGCGTTGGCGAAAAAAACCATTGTGATTTCAGATCGATTTGTCGATTCAACAACCGCTTATCAGGGATACGGCCGGGGTTTGCATCACGGCGGTGTCAAAGGAATTAATGCTATTGCCACAAACGGATTAATGCCGAAAAAAACATTTTTCATTGATATCTCTACGCAGGAAATGTATCAACGCCGTCAAGCAAGCCATCAGGAAATTGACCGGATGGAAATGAGCAATGAAGAATTTTATCAACGCGTACGAGATGGATACTTGCAACTTGCTAAAGAAGAACCGTCCCGATTTGTTACAATCGACGGAAAACAACCGATCGAATCGATCCATGAAATTATTTGGAAAGAAATAGATGGATTGTTACCAACGGAAGAGATATAA
- a CDS encoding DUF1684 domain-containing protein, translated as MKLVVTSFLFLTIFFANAQDITPVKIHKQEVDSWHENRVKGLKKEHGWLSLIALEWIQEGKNTLPSIGVISLKQGTLHLELNKKIKGLLNKKEFSSGVIVADKDKVLLGSKALMAIKRGDKYAVRIWDSETSALKNFTTIDRYPVDEHWKIEARWMQYKEPKKIDIPTVIPGLIQYGVAPGIAIFTLNGTEYTLEPTIEEGDDQFFFVFGDKTNGKETYGAGRFLYADQPKNGKIILDFNRSYNPPCVFTDFATCPVPIKENKLTIRIEAGEKIFKHAR; from the coding sequence ATGAAACTTGTTGTGACCAGTTTTCTTTTTTTGACAATCTTTTTTGCCAATGCACAAGATATTACCCCAGTGAAAATACATAAACAGGAAGTAGACAGCTGGCATGAAAATAGAGTGAAGGGATTAAAAAAAGAACACGGTTGGCTAAGCCTTATCGCTCTTGAATGGATTCAGGAAGGGAAAAATACTCTTCCTTCTATTGGCGTCATCTCGTTGAAGCAAGGAACGTTGCATCTTGAGTTGAATAAAAAAATAAAAGGTTTATTGAATAAAAAAGAATTTTCTTCCGGTGTCATCGTAGCGGATAAAGATAAAGTGCTGCTCGGATCAAAAGCATTAATGGCGATTAAGCGGGGAGATAAATATGCTGTTCGTATTTGGGATTCTGAAACGTCCGCATTAAAAAATTTCACGACAATCGATCGATATCCCGTTGATGAACACTGGAAAATTGAAGCACGATGGATGCAATATAAAGAACCGAAAAAAATAGATATTCCTACTGTAATTCCGGGACTGATTCAGTATGGAGTCGCACCCGGTATTGCCATTTTCACTCTTAACGGAACAGAATATACGCTTGAACCGACCATTGAAGAAGGGGATGATCAGTTTTTCTTTGTGTTTGGTGATAAGACGAACGGAAAAGAGACCTATGGTGCTGGGAGATTTTTATACGCAGATCAACCAAAGAATGGAAAGATCATTTTGGATTTCAATAGATCCTATAATCCCCCCTGTGTGTTTACAGATTTTGCAACATGTCCTGTTCCGATCAAAGAGAATAAGCTGACGATAAGAATTGAAGCGGGAGAGAAAATTTTTAAACATGCGCGTTGA
- a CDS encoding DUF2007 domain-containing protein, which yields MDKTRLVIVQTFSNEINAEIAKQKLASNGIESYISKDDEGGMFPSLQQTLSVKLEVLDSNQAKAEKILKT from the coding sequence ATGGATAAAACAAGACTTGTTATCGTTCAAACATTTTCCAATGAGATTAATGCAGAGATCGCAAAACAGAAATTGGCATCCAATGGAATCGAATCATATATCAGTAAGGATGATGAGGGCGGAATGTTCCCTTCGTTGCAGCAAACATTAAGTGTAAAACTGGAAGTACTCGACAGCAATCAAGCAAAAGCTGAAAAAATTCTTAAAACATAG
- a CDS encoding archaemetzincin family Zn-dependent metalloprotease, translated as MLIPIRIVPLEPVSVELISAIIHPLRSVFRTEVFVEQPVSDVVDTVYDESRAQYNSTGIITELLSRYSAAQSKILGITSVDLFVPILTYVFGEAQLDGPACVVSTYRLDDTVYGLPPDSALFFERSLKEAVHELGHTYGLYHCSRFECAMHTSTTAEDIDLKGAVLCAECCKIISLQC; from the coding sequence ATGCTTATCCCAATCCGCATCGTGCCGTTGGAACCAGTGTCGGTTGAATTGATCTCAGCGATCATTCATCCGCTCCGTTCGGTCTTTCGGACGGAGGTTTTTGTTGAGCAGCCAGTATCGGATGTTGTCGATACAGTATATGATGAGTCCCGTGCACAGTACAATTCTACCGGAATCATTACGGAGTTGTTAAGTCGTTATTCTGCTGCACAATCAAAGATCCTCGGTATTACTTCAGTGGATCTTTTTGTACCGATATTGACGTACGTCTTCGGTGAAGCGCAATTAGACGGACCAGCATGCGTTGTTTCAACATATCGGCTGGATGACACAGTGTATGGGCTTCCGCCAGATTCGGCACTATTTTTTGAACGGTCATTGAAGGAGGCGGTTCACGAACTTGGACACACGTATGGATTGTATCACTGCAGCCGCTTTGAGTGTGCAATGCATACATCAACAACGGCAGAAGATATTGACTTGAAAGGTGCAGTATTATGTGCGGAGTGCTGCAAAATAATTTCTTTGCAATGTTGA
- a CDS encoding sigma-54 dependent transcriptional regulator, with the protein MSENKKSSILIVDDETIVRESLTKWFKQDGFRVEAAEHANAALKLMEKGPWDVVILDIKMPGMSGLDLLKRLREIDRNAQVIMATAFASVESAVQALKDGAFDYVTKPIDPDHLSHLVSNAIQQKRLEDENSILREHITELSGVNEIVGESPQIKRVIDLSLTVAKTDTTVMIRGESGTGKELIARTIHANSARRYFPIITVNCGAVAETLLESELFGHERGAFTGAQYRRKGKFEMADGGTIFLDEIGTVSPKMQIELLRVIETKQFTRVGGNETLSSDFRIICATNRNLETAIKEGSFREDLYYRLNVFSVLIPPIRERRMDIPQLAQFFVKKYAMIMNRPVSEISGDAMDMLVRYDWPGNVRELENVIERAMVLSQPPAIRATDLPFQNVTKLELPKDDTLAAMEKMHVEAILESAKWNITRAADILDIDRVTLYNKIAKYGLKKPLA; encoded by the coding sequence ATGTCAGAAAATAAAAAATCAAGTATCCTTATCGTTGATGATGAAACCATCGTCCGTGAATCACTTACCAAATGGTTTAAGCAGGATGGATTCCGCGTTGAAGCTGCCGAGCATGCAAATGCTGCACTAAAACTGATGGAGAAAGGTCCATGGGATGTCGTCATTCTGGATATCAAAATGCCCGGAATGAGCGGATTGGATCTGTTGAAGCGTCTCCGAGAGATTGACAGAAATGCACAGGTGATTATGGCAACGGCATTTGCTTCTGTGGAGAGTGCCGTTCAGGCATTGAAGGATGGTGCATTTGATTATGTTACAAAACCGATTGATCCTGACCATCTTTCTCATCTTGTTTCAAATGCCATCCAGCAGAAAAGACTCGAAGATGAGAATTCAATTTTACGCGAACATATCACGGAGCTTTCGGGTGTCAATGAGATTGTCGGCGAAAGTCCCCAGATTAAACGAGTCATTGATCTTTCACTGACTGTGGCAAAGACTGATACGACGGTGATGATTCGCGGTGAAAGCGGAACAGGAAAAGAGTTGATCGCTCGGACAATTCATGCTAACAGCGCCCGACGGTATTTTCCAATTATTACAGTCAATTGCGGAGCAGTTGCTGAAACACTTCTGGAAAGTGAATTGTTCGGTCACGAACGGGGCGCATTCACCGGTGCGCAGTACAGACGAAAAGGAAAATTCGAAATGGCGGATGGTGGAACAATCTTTCTGGATGAAATAGGAACAGTGAGTCCGAAGATGCAGATTGAATTGTTGCGTGTGATTGAGACAAAACAATTCACTCGAGTGGGAGGGAACGAAACACTCTCAAGCGATTTCCGCATTATTTGTGCAACAAACAGGAATCTTGAGACAGCAATAAAAGAAGGTTCGTTCAGAGAAGACCTCTATTATCGATTGAATGTTTTTAGTGTCCTTATTCCCCCCATTCGTGAACGACGGATGGATATTCCGCAGCTTGCGCAGTTTTTTGTGAAAAAATATGCAATGATCATGAACAGACCAGTGAGCGAAATTTCCGGAGACGCCATGGATATGCTGGTACGGTATGATTGGCCCGGCAATGTTCGCGAATTGGAAAATGTTATTGAACGGGCAATGGTGCTTTCGCAGCCGCCGGCCATTCGTGCAACAGATCTTCCGTTTCAGAATGTAACAAAACTGGAGTTACCGAAAGATGATACTCTTGCCGCGATGGAGAAAATGCATGTTGAAGCGATTTTGGAATCAGCTAAATGGAATATTACCCGTGCAGCGGACATTCTTGATATCGACCGAGTAACGCTGTATAACAAGATTGCAAAATATGGGTTAAAGAAACCGCTAGCGTAG